TGAGCAGGGCGACCGTGCGGATCCGACGATCGGACAGCCGCGCGGTCACGGGATCAACGTCCCCGGGTTGCACACGCCCTTCGGGTCCACGGCCTGTTTGACCGCGCGCAGCATCCGCACGCCCACCTCGCCGATCTCGGCCTCGAGGTAGGGCCTGTGGTCCACCCCGACCGCGTGATGGTGGGTGATGGTCCCCCCGGTGGCCACGATCGCCTCGGTCGCCGCCCGCTTGGCGTCGGTCCACTGCGCGACGGGGTCCTCGCCCCGCTGACCCGCCACCACCGTGAAGTAGAGCGACGCGCCGGTGGGATAGACGTGACTGATATGGCACATGACCAGTGCGGGCGTGCCACTGGCCTCGAGCGAGGTGGTCAGCGCCCCGGCGACGGCGTCCCGCAGCGCGGTCAGGTTCGACCAGTCGGTCGCGGTCTCCAGGGTCTCGACGAGCGCGCCGTTGTCGAGCAACGAGTCACGCAGGACGGGCGCGCCGAAGCGGCCGTGTTCCCACGCCTCGGCCGGGCCGGCACCCAGCGAGATGCCGCCGTGGGCCAGGAGCACCGCGCGGGTCTCGGCGTGTCGCGACCCGGCGTGCTCGGGCGTGCCCTCGAACAGCGTCAGGCACAGGCAGCCGCCGGCCTCACCGCCCGCACTGTCTCCACTGCCGCCACTGCCGCCGTCGCCGCCCGCACCCTCTGCGCCCACACCCTCCGCACCCACGCCCTCGGCCCGCTCCCCGATCGCCTCGGTGGCGGTGGCCAGGTTGACGGCCGTCTCCGCCTCATCCGACAACCGGATGACCGTGGGGCCCGCCCCCTGCTGCTCGACCGCGCGGAGTGCAGCGGCCCCGGTGGCGAAGTCGGGGAAGCGGAACGCCTCGTGTCGGACCGTCTCGGGCACCGGATGAATCCGCAGCCGCACCCGGGTGCACACCCCGAAGGCGCCCTCGGAACCCATCAGCCACTGCCGCAGGTCCGGTCCGGCGGCCGACGCGGGGGCCCGGCCGGCCTCGATCACGCCGACCGGGGTCACCACGGTCAACCCGCGGACCATCTCGTCAAAGCGCCCGTACCCGGCGGAGGCCTGTCCGGACGAACGGGTCATCGCGTAACCGCCCACGGTCGCGTACGGGAAGGACTGCGGGAAGTGCCCCAGCGAGAACCCGTGCTCGGCCAGCAGTTCCTCTGCCCGGGGGCCGGACAAGCCCGCCCCGAGGACCGCCTCGCCCGATTCGGGATCGATCGATTCGAGAGCGTCGAAGTGCACGAGGTCCACCGAGATCACGGCCCGGTGGCCGCCGGCGTCAGGAGTGAGGCCACCCACCACGGACGTGCCGCCACCGAACGGGACCATCGCGACCCCCTCGCGTCCGCACCAGTCCAGCAGGGCCGCCACTTCGTCGTCGTCCCGTGGTGCGACCACCGCGTCAGGGCAGTCCACCTGGGGCCTCAGCCGCCAGGACAGCAGATCGGGCGTCGACTTCCCCCTGGCGCGGAGCAGGCGCTGGGCGTCTGCGGTGGAGACGTTGCCCTCCCCCACGACGGCTGCGAGGGCCGACAGATCGGGACCGGTCAGGCGGGACGGGGAGGCCGTCACGGCGCCGGGATCGAAGTGCAGGCCGCTCTCGGCGGTCACCCCGAGCACGTCGCGCAGCAGGCCGCGGATGCCCTCACCCAGGTCCCTCGCCTCGGCCTCGGTGCCCCACCGGGACAGGGCCATGGGAGGCATCGGAAGGTTGTCAGCGGAGTTCATGTCGCTCATACTGGAACAGTAAACAGCAATCTGTTCCGTTTTCGACGATCTCCGCCCCGACGGGCACCGAACCCGCGAGAGATCGCCACAGGGCGCCGCGCGCCAGTCAGGAGCTCCGGTGACCTCGTCCGCCCCGGCACTGTCGACCGACCGCACCGCGGGCACCCGCGACCGCGCGCTCAAGGCCGCCCACACCTCGATACTCGAGATCGGGGCCACCCGCACCACGATGGTCGAGGTCGCCCGCCGATCCGGGGTAGGACGGACCACTCTCTACCGCCACTGGCCGGACATCACGGCGCTCTTCGCCGACCTGCTCACCCGCGAGCTCACCGCAGTCGTCGAGCGGGTCGACCCGGCGCTCCCCGACTCGGCTCTCCGCAACTCGGCGCTCCACGCCTCAGCGCTCCCCGACTCGGCGCCCGGCGACGCGGACGAGCTCGTGGAGCTGCTGTGCACCTTCGCGGACGAGGTGCGCGCCGATCCGCTGCTGGACGCGTTCCGGCGGCACGAGTCCGACATGCTCTCCGAGTACGTCTTCCACCGTCTCGGCACCTCACAGCGCCGGCTCATCGACGTCCTCCGCGGACTGCTCGCGCAGGCGATCGCGACCGATCCCAGGCTGGCGGGGCGCGACGCCGACCGGACCGCGACCATGCTCTTCCTCGCCGTCCAGGGGCTGGTCCTGTCCGCTCCGCTCGCCGACCCGCCGCTCGACCCGGCCACCTGGCGGACCGAACTGCACCTACTCATCAAGGGGTACCTCGGCCTATGACCGGTCACACCGCGCATGGCACCACTGCGCCCGCCACCACCGCGTTCGACAACAGCGCGTCCGCCAACAGTGCGTCCGCCAACAGCGTGTCCGTCCCCACCACCGCACTGTCCGCCGCCCGCCGGGCCGGCGAGCTCGCCGAACTGCGGGACCGCGACACCCCCGTAGATCTGGTCGTGATCGGCGGGGGCATCACCGGCGCCGGGATCGCGCTCGACGCCGCCTCCCGCGGGCTCGAGACCGTGCTTCTCGAGGCCCACGACCTGGCGTTCGGCACCAGCCGGTGGTCCTCCAAGCTCGCCCACGGCGGCCTGCGCTATCTGGCCACCGGCAACATCGGCATCGCGCGCCGCTCGGCCGTCGAGCGCGGGATCATGCTCGAACGCACCGCCCCCCATCTCGTGCGCCCGCTCGCCCAGGTCGTTCCGGTGTTCCGTGACACCCCCCCGCTGGGCGCGGTGCTCCCGGGGCTGGGGTTCCTCGCCGGCACCGTGCTGTCCCGCCTCGCCGGCACGCGGGCCGACAGGCTGCCCGGCGCGCGGATCCTGAGCGCGGGGAAGGTCGCACGGTACGTGCCCGGGGTCCGACGCCGCGGCCTGGAGTTCGGGCACCTCAACTGGGACTGCCAGCTGATCGACGACGCCCGCCTGGTCACCGCCGTGGCGCGGACAGCGGCCGGGCACGGCGCCCGCGTGATCACCCGGGCGCGCGTCCTGGAGGCCACCGGGACCCGGGTCACCGTCCGAGATGAATTCGGCGGAGGTGGCGGGGAGAGTAGTGACGACGACGAGTTCACGATCTCCGCGCGGGCCGTCGTGAGCGCCACCGGCGTCTGGGCCGGCCAGACCACACCCGGGGTGCGCGTGCGCCCCTCACGCGGCACGCACCTGGTCGTCAGGGCGGCCGCGTTGGGCGATCCCGTGGGCGCCCTCACCGTGCCCGTCCCGGGCGAGACCAACCGGTTCTGCTTTGCCCTCCCCGCCGAGTTCGGTCGGCTGCACGTGGGCCTGACCGACGTGGACGCCCCCGGACCGGTCCCGGACGTGCCTGAGGCCACCGAGGACGAGATCGACTTCCTGCTCGACGTGGTCAACCGGGCACTCGAGACCGGGCTGACCCGCGAGGACGTCCTGGGAACCTTTGCCGGCCTGCGCCCGCTGGTCGACTCCGGGGACGGCAACACCGCCGACCTCTCACGCGAGCACGCGGTGCTCACCTCGGACAACGGCCTCATCACCATCACCGGCGGCAAGCTCACCGAGTACCGGCTCATGGCCGAGCAGGCGGTCGACCTCGTCGTGGGGCGGACAGGGGTCGCCGCCGGGCCGTGTCGCACCGCCGATCTGCCGCTGATCGGCGCCCCGGGACATCCCGAGGTCGCTCGACCCACTCCTGTTTCGGGTGGTGGTCGGTTGCCGGCGTCACTGGTGGCGCGCTACGGACAGGAGGCCGCGGCCGTGGTGTCCGAGAGTCTGCTGGACCGGCCACTGGAGAAGGTGGCGGACGGACTCGACGTGACCCGCGCCGAGTTCTCCTACGCCGTCACCCACGAGGGCGCACTGACCGTCGGCGACATACTGGACCGCCGCAGCCGGATCGGGTTGGTGCACACCGACCGCGCGGCCGCCGAGCCCACCGCCCGGGAGGCACTCGCCGCATCCCCCGGATCCGCCACTCCCCCACCGGATCCGCTACCGCTGTAGGAGTAGCGGATCACGCGAGAGGACAGCGGATCCCCCGGGGGGACCACGGGGCTCAGGCGAGGGGCCGGGGCGCCTGGAACTCGGCCTCGAAACGCTCGAAGGAGAACGTGGCCAGCGCGCGAGCCCGGTCGAGGCCGAGTTCACGCACGGCGTCGGCGATGCGGGCGATATGGGGATCGCCCTCGTCGGCCCCGGAGGCGATCGCCACGCGCGCGCCCCCCAGTGGCCGGAACCGACCGCCCGCGACCTTGGCGCCGGCGCGGACCAGGACCGGCTTTCCGTCGAGGACCTGGATGCAATTCATCCCCAGGGAGTGGCGACCGGGGAGCGGCACTCCCAGGCGGGTGTCGAGCTTCAGGTCGATTCCACCGGCCCCCGAGGACCCGACGGCTCCCAGGCGGGCGTCGTCGAGAGCTCCACCGGCCGTCCCGACCATGTCGCCCTTCCACTTGGGAAAGCCCCAGAGTTCGTTGCCCGCCGCGAGGGTGAAATCCTGGTCCACCGGCAACTCGTGGATGTGCTGCTGCACCCCGGCTCCCGGGACCTTGACCTGGAATGCCAGCCCGACCTCGTGGTATCCACCCAGGACGTTGCCCGGGACGTCGTGGTACCGCACGTGGATCATCGTCACCGGTGTGCGGCCGCCCGGGAGCGACACCGGCTCGGCCCCTGCGGAATCGAGGATCGCGGACTGGGGGCCGGCGGCGATGAGCCGCCGGGCGACGGCCGTCCGCGACAGGAACGCGGCGCCCGAGATCGAGGCGGAGACGACGGGGACCGGGAACGTGATCTGGCGGCCTGCGACAACACGGGTGGTGGGAGAACTCATGCCCCGACGTTAGTCGCTGCAGTAACAGGTTTCATCACCTTTCGGGGCTAACGTCCCGGGTTTGTGCGGGGATAGACCAGGTAGAGACGGGCACTCGGTCCGCCCACGCGGCACCGACCGCGACGATGTCCACCCGGAGGCACACCATGGTGAAGGCATTCGCTGACTTCCTCGCACAGTTCGACTTCACCGTAGGCTCGTCCGCTGCGATCAACGGATTCATCTCCGGCTCCAACGCCGCGCTCGAGCAGTCCTTCGGATTCGACAGCTCGATCGGCCGACTCGCGGTGAGCAGCATCGGCTGGGTCGGCCCGGGCGAGCCCGTCACCTGATCCGGGTCCCCCGGCACCGGAGAACCCCCGGTCATCCTCTCGGGTGGTCGGGGTCCCTCGTGCGTCAGGTGGGTTCCGACAGATCCTCGGTCGGCAGGCCCGCCACCTGCGCACCCGACTTGCCCTTGTACCGCGGCCGCAGCAGGTTGGCCGGGGACAGGATGTCGTCGACCTCCTCCGCCGAGAGCAGGCCCATCTCCAGCACCACCTCGCGCACGCCACGACCCGAGCGCGCGCACTCACGACCCACCAGGTCACCGTTGTGGTGCCCGATGACCGGGTTGAGGTAGGTGACGATGCCGATCGAGTCCATGACGTTGCGGCGCGCCACCTCCACATTGGCGGTGATGCCCCGGACACACTTCTCGGTGAGGGTCTCGATCGCGGACGTGAGCAACGAGATCGACTCGAACATCGCCTGGGCGATCACGGGCTCCATCACGTTGAGCTGCAGCTGGCCCGCCTCCGCCGCCATCGTCACCGTGACGTCGTTGCCGATCACCTTGAAGCAGACCTGGTTGACCACCTCGGGGATCACCGGGTTCACCTTGGCCGGCATGATCGACGACCCCGCCTGGAGCTCCGGGAGGTTGATCTCGTTGAATCCCGCGCGCGGGCCGGAGGAGAGCAGACGCAGGTCGTTGCAGATCTTGGACACCTTGGACGCCGTCCGCTTGAGAGCGGCGTGGACGTTGACGTAGTCACCGGTGTCGCTGGTCGCCTCGATGAGGTTCATGGCCCCGGTGACCGGCAGACCGGTCACCGCACGCAGGTGGTCGACCACCGCGCGGCGGTAGTCGGGCGGCGTGTTGACCCCGGTGCCGATGGCCGTGGCGCCGAGATTCACGTCGAGCAGCATCCGGGCCGCCGCGCCGAGCACGTGGAGCTCCTCGTCGAGGGTCACCGCGAATCCACCGAACTCCTGGCCCATGGACATGGGGACGGCGTCCTGCAACTGCGTCCGGCCCATCTTGAGGACCTCGCGGAACTCCTCCGACTTGTCGTAGCAGGCCTCCCGCAACGCGACGATCGCCGGCTCGAGCCGCTCGAGCGAGTGCCACAGGGCGATCCGGAAACCGGTCGGGTAGGCGTCGTTGGTGGACTGCGAACGGTTGACGTCGTCGTTCGGACTGATGACGTCGTAGGCGCCCTTGGGGTGGCCGGTCCGCTCCAGCGCGAGGTTGGCCACCACCTCGTTGGTGTTCATGTTGACCGAGGTGCCGGCCCCGCCCTGGTAGACGCACGAGGGGAACTGGTCCATGCAGCGGCCGTCCCGCAGGATCTCGTCGCACGCGCCGACGATGGCCTCCGCCACGTCCGGGTCCAGGACTCCCATCTCGAGGTTCGCCAGCGCGGCGGCCTTCTTGACCATGACCATCCCGCGGACGAAGTCCGGGATGTCGCTGATGGTCTTCGAATCGATGGGGAAGTTCTCGACGGCCCGCACGGTGTGGATCCCGAAGTAGGCGTCAGCCGGGACCTCTTTCTCACCGAGCAGGTCTCTTTCCACACGGGTGTTGGTCATTCGTCCTCCGCTGGTCGGGTCGGCACGATCCACAGTAGACACGGCTCACGGTAACCGCGTGGGGTCACGGTTCGCGGGGATCCCCCGCGGCCGCGACACCTTGCCTAGGGTGTGGGCATGTCGCGCACGACGGCCTCCCGCCGCACCCGGGCCCTGACCACGGCGAAGGACCTTCTGCGACCACTGTCCCCCTCGGACGGTGTCCTGGGCAGCATCGTCGACAGGGGCCAGGTGCCCCTGCCACGCGGGACGTGGGCCGTCTTCGGGGTGGCGTTCGCGGGATTCGCGCTGCCGGTGATCGGGTTCGTCGAACTGGCCGAGCGGATCAGCTCCGGCGCCAAACTGCCCTTCGACCGGCCCGTCATGCTGTGGTTGCGTCGGCGGCACACCCCGCGCAACACGCGGATCGTCCGGGTGGTCACGGAACTCGGCGGGGTCACCGCCGTCCCGGTGTTCGCCCTCACCGCCGCCGGCTACCTCGCCTACGTGCGGGGGAGTCGACGACCGGCCGCGTTGCTCACCGTGTCCCTGGTCGGGTCCACCCTCATCAACTCGGTCCTCAAGCTCATGTACCGGCGGGCCCGACCCACCTTCTTCACCCACATCGTGGAGGAGAAGAGCTACTCGTTCCCCAGTGGACACGCCATGGCCAGTGCCGCGCTCGCGGGCTGCGCCTGCGTGCTCGCCTGGCCCACCGGCTGGCGGTACCCCGTGATCGCCGGGTCCGCCGCATATGTCCCCGCGGTCGGTGTGACCCGCATGTATCTCGGGGTGCATTTCCCCAGCGACGTCCTGGCCGGCTGGTGCGTGAGTCTGGCATGGGTGGGCGAGGTGGCCACGATCATGTGGCTCGTCGACCGTCTCGACGACCTACCTCCGTTGACCTCGCTCTCGGCGTCGCGATGAGCACGCCCGCCCGAGTCGAACTGCGCCACGGGGACATCACCCGACTGTCGGTGGATGCGGTGGTCAACGCCGCCAACAGTTCCCTGCTGGGAGGTGGCGGCGTGGACGGGGCGATCCACCGCGCGGGCGGGCCCGCCATCCTGCGGGAGTGCCGCGAACTGCGGGCCACCAGGTTCCCGGACGGGCTCCCCACCGGCCACGCGGTCGCGACCGGGGCCGGCGAACTGCCCGCCAGATGGGTGATCCACACCGTCGGCCCGGTGTACGGACGGACGCCCGACGGACCGCAGCGGCTGACCGACTGTTACAGCACCTGCCTCGCCGTGGCCGACGACCTCGGGGCCCGGACCGTGGCGTTCCCGCTCATCTCCGCCGGGGCCTACGGATGGCCGCGCGAGGACGCCGTCCGCACCGCGCTGGACACCCTGCACGGGGTGTCCACCGACGTGCGGACGGCGATCCTGGTGCTGTTCGACGCCGCCACCCTGCGACTGGCCGAGTCTCTTGTCGGCTGACGCGACCGCAGCGGCTGTCTCGCCGGCGGCCCCGGAGGTGATCCTGACCGAGGTCTTCGCCCCGTGGGCGGTTCTCACCGTCGCGTCGCTCCACCTCGGGCACCGGGTGGGCTCGCCTGCCTGGGGCGTGGCGACCGCCGCGGGCCTCGGGCTGGTGCCCCAGTCGGCGATCGCCTGGCGGGTGCGACGCAAAGCACTGTCCGATCACCACGTGACCCGGCGGGAGGACCGCCCGCTCGTGATCGCCGGCATCGCCGGGTCGGTGGCGACGCTGATGGTGGCGCAGCGCCGCCGGGGCGCGCCTGCAGAGCTGCGACGGATGACGAGAGCCGCGCTGGTGGCGTTGGGGGTCGCCGGGGCAGCCACCTGTCGTATCAAGGTCTCGTTCCACACCGCCGTGTTGGCAGGTGTCATCTCGGTGCTGGCCCGGGAGATCTCACCCGGTTACTGGCGACTCCTGGTCCTGGTACCGCCGGTGGCGTGGGCGCGGGTGCGGATCAGTCACCACACCCCGGTGGAGACGGCGCTGGGCGGAGCGATCGGGGTGGTCTGCGGCTACTGGGGCGGGGGGCACGTGGGCAGGCCCCCCCGAGACCCCGCCGGGGCCCTGAGCCCGACCTCCCCGCGGGAACCGTGGTGGGGGTTCCCGCGGGGCGTCGGCTAGACGACCTACGTCAGATCCGGTCGACCAGCAGCTTGGCGAAGGCGGCGGGGTCGGTGAGCGTGCCCCCCTCGGCGAGGACGGCCGCTCCCGAGAGCAACCGCGCGGTGTCGGCGAGTCCCGGTGCCGACGGGTCCTCGGCGTACTGCGTGCGCAGCCGCTCGACGAGTGGGTGCGAAGGGTTGAGTTCCAGGATCCGCTTGCTGACGGGCATCTCCATCCCCGAGGCCCGGTACATGGCCTCGAGCTGCGGGGTCATGTCGAACTCGTCACCCACCATGCAGGCCGCGGACTCGGTGAGCCGCTGCGACAGGCGCACCTGCTTGACCTCGTCGGACAGCTCCTCGCCCAACCACTCGAGCAGGCCGGTGAACTCGGCGGAATCCGCCTCGTCCTTCTTCTCGGCGGTGTCGGAGCCGATGCCGGACAGGTCCACGTCGCCCTTGGCCACCGACCGCAGGCGCCTACCGTCGACCTCGCCCACCGCGTCCACCCAGACCTCGTCGACCGGGTCGGTGAGCACCAGCACCTCGACACCTCGCGCTCGGAACGCCTCCAGGTGCGGGGAGTTCTCCACTGCTGCGCGGCTCGTGCCGGTCAGGTAGTAGATCTCCTCCTGCCCGTCGGCCATGCGGGAGATGTACTCGGCGATGGTGGTGCCCACCTCGTCGTCGTCGCCACCGGAGGCCTCTTCGGAAGCTGCGCGAGTGGACGCGAAGGTGCTGACGGCGAGGAGCTGATCGCGGGCGTCGACGTCGGAGATCAAGCCCTCCTTGAGGACCGCACCGAAGTTGGTCCAGAAGGCACGGAACTCCTGCGGCCGGTCGTTGCGGATCTGCTCGATGGTCTGCAGCACCCGCTTGACCAGGCGCTTGCGGATCGCACGGATCTGACGGTCCTGCTGCAGGATCTCGCGCGAGACGTTGAGCGAGAGGTCCTGGGCGTCGACGATGCCCTTGACGAAGCGCAGGAACGGCGGGACCAGCTCCTCGCAGTCGTCCATGATGAACACCCGACGGACGTAGAGCTGCACGCCGCGTTTGCTGTCCTGCGAGAAGAGGTCGAACGGCACCTGCGTGGGCAGGAACAGCAGCGCCTGGTATTCGAACGTGCCCTCGGCCTTGAGGGTGATGGTCTCCAGCGGCTCGTCCCAGGCGTGTGAGACGTGGCGGTAGAACTCCGCGTACTCCTCGTCCGTCACCTCGGAACGGGGCCGCGTCCACAGCGCCTTCTGGGAGTTGAGCGTGACGGTTTCGGTGAGGGTGCTCCCGGCGGAGGAGTCGTCTCCCTCGTCGCTGTCCCCCGTCGGCTCCGGAGCCGGGCGCTCGACCTCCGTGCGGATGGGCCAGGCGATGAAGTCCGAATAGGTACGCACCACCCGGCGCAAGGTGGACTCCGCGGCATAGTCGGGCAACGCCGCGTCCCCACCTGCGGGCTTGAGCTGCAGGATCACCGACGTGCCCTGCGGGGCGTCGGGGACCTCCTCGATCGTGTACGTGCCCTCGCCACCCGAGATCCAGCGCGTGCCCGCGGCCTCGCCGGCCTTGCGGGTGACCAGGGTGACCGTGTCGGCGACCATGAAGGTGGAGTAGAAACCGATACCGAACTGGCCGATGAGGTCCGCGGTGACCTGCTCGCTGGCCTCCCCCGACTCCTGCGCCGCACGGGCGGCCGCGAGGGCCTCCCGCATCTGACCGGTACCCGACTTGGCGAGCGTTCCGATGAGGTCCACGACCTCGTCACGGGACATCCCGATGCCGTTGTCGCGGATCGTCAGCGTGCGGGCCTGCTCGTCGGGGATCAACTCGATGTGCAGGTCCGAGGTGTCGACCCCCAGCGTGGAGTCCTGGAGTGCGGCCAACCGCAGCTTGTCCAGTGCGTCGGAGGAGTTGGAGATGACCTCTCGGAGGAAGGTGTCCGGGTTGGAGTAGATCGAGTGGATCATCAGATCCAGCAGCTGCCGGGTCTCGGCCTGGAACTCCCGGGTCTCGGCTGCACCGGAGGTCTGCGGGCTCATGGTGGCGGCGGTTCCTTTCTGGTGGACTGGCGGACGCGACCCGTGCGGGCGCGCCCGGTGCTGTGCGCGACGTGCTGTTCACGACGACACGATCAACCTACTGTGGGGCCCGGACATTCCTGAGGAGCCCCCGTGACTACGAATCCACTGCCCGACACCCACCTGGCCGTCCTCGACGCCGCCACCGCACTGTTCGGCCGCGCACTCGCCGGCGGGCTCGACGGCGACTGTGAAGCGTGCCCCGGCTGGACCCGCCGCGACTGCGCCAACCACGTCCTCGGTGGCGGGTTGCGGTACGCGGCCTACTTCCCGCGGCTGCCCGAGTCGGAGATCGCCTGGACCCGCACCACGGACCATGCCGGCGAGAAGCCGGTACCCGCGCTCTACCGCACATCCGCGGGTCTGCGGAAGGAACTGGCCGGGGCCCCCGACGCCGACGCGCCGGTCCCCCACCGCCTGGCCGAGATCCCCGTGCGGGACCTGCTCGCCCTGCGGGTCGTCGAACTGCTCGTCCACGCGCACGACCTCGACCCGTCGACCTGGGACTCACCCGAGGCGGAAGAACTGGCCGGGTGGTGCCTGGACCACGCCCGTGAGGTGCTGGAGCTGATGAGGTCCTTCGACGTCCTCGCAGAGGCCCGCGCGGTCCCTATCGGTGCGGACCCCCGCGCGCGACTCCTCGCGCTGTCCGGGCGGTAACCGCCGCCCGGGCCGCGACCCGTCGGCGGCCGGAACGTCGGAGGGGATTTTCTCGTGACTCCGGTCAGTGCGCGGACTAGCGTCGACCATGCGGAGGACGCCACGGCACGGGCCGGGGCACGCACGCGAGAGGATCCGCGATGACCATGCAGTCCAGCCCCTACATCTCCTTCCCCGGCAACGCGTCCGAGGCGTTCCCGTACTACCGCGACCTCTTCGGTGGTCGACTCGACCTGATGACCTACGACGCCATGCCGTCAATGGAGGGGTTCCCGTTCACCCCGCCGCCCGGGTCGGTCGCCCACGCGACGCTGGAGGCCCCGGGCATCACCCTGACCGGCGGCGACAACATGGGCGAGGACCTGCCCCAGCTCGCCAGTGAGGTCTACTCGTTCCTGCTCGCCTTCGACTCCACCGAGGACGCACACACCTTCATCGCGAAGGTCGCCGACGGCGGCGGCGAGATCGCGATGCCGTTCGAACCGGCTCCCTGGGGGGATCACTACGGTCAGGTCAGGGACCGGTTCGGCATCCGCTGGGACGTGATGGTCGACGGCTCGACCGGGTGATTTCGTGCTGACCTACCCGTGACCACCGTATCGATCACGTCCGCTTGTTACGGTTCAGCCATGGATATCTCCGGAGCAAGTGCAATCGTCACGGGCGGAGCGTCGGGCATCGGCGCGGCCGTCGTCCGTCAACTCGCCGCGCAGGGTGCGAAGGTGGTCGTCGCCGACCTCAACGCCGAGAAGGGCGAGGCCCTCGCGAACGAGGTGGGGGGCGTCTTCGTCGCCGTCGACGTGACCAAGACCGACCAGAACATCAAGGCCATCGAGGCCGCCCTCGAGCTCGGCCCGCTGCGCTACCTGGTCAACTCGGCCGGCATCGGCTGGGCCCAGCGCACGATCGGTCGTGACGGCGAGTTCTCGTCGGCCTTCGACATCGACTCGTTCCGCAAGGTCATCGACATCAACCTCATCGGCTCGTTCGACATGCTGCGACTGGCCGCCACGGCCATGTCCCGTGGCGAGGCCGACGACGACGGCCAGAAGGGCGCGATCGTCAACATGGCCTCCGTCGCCGCGTTCGACGGGCAGATCGGCCAGGCCGCGTACTCCGCGTCCAAGGGCGGCATCGTGGGCCTGACCCTGCCCGTGGCCCGTGATCTCTCGGCCGCAGGCATCCGCCTCAACACCGTGGCCCCCGGTCTCATCGACACCCCGATCTACGGCGAGGGCCCCGACTCGGAGGCGTTCAAGGCCAAGCTGGGCGAGAGCGTCCTGTTCCCCAAGCGTCTCGGCTCGGGCGACGAGCTGGCGTCGATGGTCATGGAGCTGCTCACCAACCCGTACATGAACGCGCAGACCGTGCGCGTCGACGGTGGTATCCGGATGCCACCGAAGTGACCCGGAGCTGTGGAGACCCGCCCCCGGGTCGCCACAGCAGAGAGGGGCCCCGCCGGATCGGATCCGGCGGGGCCCCTCTCGTCGCACTGGGTCTGGTCGTGTCTGGTCTGGACGTGCCAGGCCTGGTCGCGTCAGGCCTGGTCGTGTCAGGCCTTCGCGCGCTTCTTCTTCAATCGCCCCTCGAGGTAGACGGCGAGCTTGGTGAGCGTGTAGTTGATGATCACGAAGAGGATGCCGGCCACGATGTACGCGGGAACGGTGTTGGCGTAGGCGGAGCCCAGGGTCTTGGACCAGTTGAGCAGCTCCAGGTAGGTGATGCCGTAGCCGAGGGCCGAGTCCTTGAGGACGACGACGAGCTGGCCGACGAGCGCCGGGAGCATGGCCGTGAGGGCCTGGGGGAGCTGGATCGAGCGCAGCACCTGTCCCGGGGTGAGCCCCACCGCGAGTCCCGCCTCGGTCTGCCCCGAGGGCAATCCGTGGACTCCCGAACGGACGAGTTCCGCGATGACCGCACCGTTGTAGAGGGTGAGCGCGGTGACCACCGCGGCCAGCGGCGCGTGCTGGTTGGGGACGATGTTCGAGGTGGCGAAGTACCCGAAGTAGGCGAACACCATCATCAGCAGAACCGGGACCGAGCGGAAGAACTCCACGATCACACTGCAGAACCACCGCAGCGGGGCGAACGGCGAGAGCCGACCCATGCCGAAGAGCAG
This Dietzia psychralcaliphila DNA region includes the following protein-coding sequences:
- a CDS encoding SDR family NAD(P)-dependent oxidoreductase — encoded protein: MDISGASAIVTGGASGIGAAVVRQLAAQGAKVVVADLNAEKGEALANEVGGVFVAVDVTKTDQNIKAIEAALELGPLRYLVNSAGIGWAQRTIGRDGEFSSAFDIDSFRKVIDINLIGSFDMLRLAATAMSRGEADDDGQKGAIVNMASVAAFDGQIGQAAYSASKGGIVGLTLPVARDLSAAGIRLNTVAPGLIDTPIYGEGPDSEAFKAKLGESVLFPKRLGSGDELASMVMELLTNPYMNAQTVRVDGGIRMPPK
- a CDS encoding amino acid ABC transporter permease is translated as MSTQAVLFDAPGPKARLRHKIFTVIGALIAVGIAYVVYVQFEAAGQLQAFMWEPFVTDPEVWTSYLIPGLKGTFTAAAISIVLAVIFGLLFGMGRLSPFAPLRWFCSVIVEFFRSVPVLLMMVFAYFGYFATSNIVPNQHAPLAAVVTALTLYNGAVIAELVRSGVHGLPSGQTEAGLAVGLTPGQVLRSIQLPQALTAMLPALVGQLVVVLKDSALGYGITYLELLNWSKTLGSAYANTVPAYIVAGILFVIINYTLTKLAVYLEGRLKKKRAKA